The genomic DNA TGcgttcgggcaggtagtgttctcctggcatctgccaaacccagattcgtccgtcggactgccagatggcgaagcgtgattcatcactctagagaatgcgtttccactgctccagagtccattggcggcaagctttacaccactcaagcCGGCTCTTGCCGTTGCGCATGGCGATCTTAGGcctgtgtgcggctgctctgccatttcataaagctccccacaagcagttattgtgctgacgttgcttccagaggcagttcaaaactcggtagtgagtgttgcaaacgaggacagacaatttttatgcgcttcagcactcggcggtcccgttctgtgagcttgtctgGCCTAACAAATCATCTAAAAGGTATTGCCAGCaggtatctcactggtcatccccaaagccaacacctcctttggccgctttTCCTCCCAGTTCTCCGCTGCcgatgactggaacaaattgcaaaaatcactgaagttggagacttatattcccctcactaactttaaacatcagctatctgagcagatAACCGATcgttgcagctgtacatagcccatctgtaaatagcccttccaatctacctacctcatccccatattctttttaaatgtacttttctgctcttttgcgcaccagtatttctacttgcacatcatcatatgctcatctatcactccaatgttaatttgctaaattgtaattacttcgctactatggactatttattgccttacctcctcacgccatttgcacacactgtatatagacttcatttttttctattgtgttattgactgtacgcttttttattccatgtgtaactctgttgttgtttgtttcgcactgctttgctttatcttggccaggccgcagttgtaaatgagaacttgttctcaactggcctacctggttaaatgaaggtgaaataaaaaaaatacagattagTTGAAAAATCTATTGCGGTGGTTTGTATGAGGCTTTCCTGTAACGACCAGTAATGGACAAAAACCTTTGTACACTAGATAATGTGATATAACCTGTCTGTAGCTAGGTAATTACAGTGATTATACAaaatgctctttccatgacataggtgaatccaggtgaaagctatgatcccttattgatgtcacttgttaaatccacttcaatcattgtagatgaaggggggtTAAAGTGATTTGTAAGCCTCGAGATAATTGAgacagattgtgtatgtgtgccattcagagggtgaatggtcaaaacaaaatattttaagcgcctttgaacggggtatggtagtagttgccaggtgcaccggttttgagtgtgtcaagaagtgcagcgctgctgggtttttcacactcaacagtttcctgtgtgtatcaagaatggtccaccacccaaaggacatccagacaacttgacacaactgcaggaagcattggcgtcaacataggccagcatccctgaggaAAACTTTCGACACCTTCTAGAGttcatgccccaacgaattgaggctgttcctagggcaaagggggtgcaactcaatattaggaaggtgttcctaatattttgtacactcagtgtatatgagcTGGATAGCTAGATGAGCTAAATATTAAAAAAACTGCAACAACCCAAAACATTGTATAGAAAGTGTCTTTTAGTTGCCTGGCTTGCTAAATTTACATATCCTAAATACAATTTAAAACTAATGGTTTTTTTTTGTGCAAAAAATGTAACAGGTAATGCTGCTATTTGGACTTGGCTGCTTCAATGTCAAGCAGACTGCCGTTTTTGTGTTTATACCAGGTTTATACTTTTTCTTAATAACAAGAACAAGTTTGATGTCAGAGAacaacaatagaatgttcatAATTGAAAGCGTGCCACGCCGCTACATGATGATAGGGGACATTTATACTGAGGGTCTGGCGGGACATTTTACACATATTACCACAATCATGACTAGGTTGGTTGGTGGAAAATAAAAGTACAGGCTATGTTGCCGGCAATACCTTTCAGATATAAATGCAAGTTGCCAAAAAGTGTTAAAGTTGGTGGCAAAACGTCTTGTTTTAAAAGGTCTATAATAGTAGGAGAGAGACATGCATGATCAATAGGACAAATGGAAAAATTTGGTCACCATAATTGTAGAACAGTGAAATGCCTTATGCACACACAGTTACATGCTAAGTACTGTATTAACAAACTAGTTTAGGCCTATAGGCTTAACTCAGCTACATGATATTAATGGGAACTTAGTTTGAAGTGTTGCCGTGACTTTACATACTATGGGTGAAGTTAAATGTCAGTGGAATTTGAATATGCTTATTATTCTACACTCGCTATGCCTCACGTTGAATGTCTCCCTTTCACATTAGCTGTTCCGCTATATTCACTCAGCCTTTCTATAAAAAAGTGCTAATGACTTACCTATTAAATATTCTCTGCTAAAATATTTGCATAATGAATTGTTCGATCCACAGTTGGATTTTGCGAGCCACCCTAGCAAGTGTGGTTTAAATAAAGTGCCTTTCTCCTTACTTCTCTTTGCCTCTGAACCCTTCTGTTTTCTCTTTTTGTTTTGCATTAAGAGGGTATAGTGGGTGGTTGTGGTTTGGAAGGAAGAAAGATGGGGTGTCTGTTTTTTGGGTATCTCCGTCCTTGTATCATGGGAGGGAACCTTATTTTTTCCATCAACAAATTCACACTTGGAGAGTTAGTGGTTGAAACATTTGCTGTGGCTTTGAGAACGTGAGTTTAAGTGTCCATAAGGGTTCAGGActagacccagatgcagacacgagAGGCAGATGGTTTGCGTGTTTGATATATATTAGTTCCAAAAGGGGTAAACAAGAGAAtagtcatggacaggcaaaaggtcaaaaccagatcagagtccaggaggtacagagtggcaggcaggttcgaggtcagggcaggcagactggtcaggcaggtgggtacagagtccagaaaacaggcaagggacaaaaccaggaggactagcaaaagagaatagcaaaagcaggagcacgggaaaaacacgctggttgacttgaaacagacgagacgaactggcacagagagacaggaaacacagggataaatccACCGGGGAAAATAaattacacctggagggggtggagacaaggacaggtgaaacagatcagggcgtgacagtgtcgTAACCTGGCCTAAATCGGCCTTCTGAAGAAAATGGTTAGCCTTTAGCTTCCTTGGCTGAAAAAGTACTACAAACTAGTCTAATAATAGCCCACACTGCAACTGCAAAAACACTGTTTTTAGGCTATTGTTTGATTACTGTCCATACTGTTGATTACTGTCCCTACTGCTTTGTCATGCCCTTTCTTCAGTCTCTGTTTGTCTTGGTCACTAGTGTGATAAGGGAGCCAAGAAAAGAGACGAATTCGGTTTAGTTTTTTATTGAGGATTTTTTTGAGCAAGGCAAAACCACACATTCATCCCCCTATTTTTCAGAGGTCTACCCCACAAAACAATCAGATTTAATTTTAACATTGCTTTGACACCCCACTCTGTCAGTCGGCGCCTGCCTGCTCGCTACATTAACTTCCAAGGCATGTTCTTCTACACTAGATTAAAAAGAGTGAAATGGGAAAAAAGCCGTCTGAATGAGAACAACTAGCCTAATGGAATTTAAAGCTAATCTAAATATGCTAATCTTCACACGCTTCATAAACATAGCAGATAATACCCCCCCCTCCcatttctgtttctctctctctgtctcagtagttGTGCAGAGTGGAATGCCATAGCCACAGGGGGTCTGGTAGTAATGACAGGCTCGTGGTGGAGTTATTTATTCCCCCCACCTCCAAGCCCTCATTAATAACCAGGCCTGGTCTCTGTGACTCCTGGCGGACTTTGGGACCAGCAGTCCGAGACattctattagttctattagcACCCGCCACCTTTCCACGCCAACGTGCCCAGACCACTGCCGACAGGCCTCGCACTGAATTCTGGGCAGTTGTTTGCCCTGTTTTTTTACCTGGCTCTCTCAGCTAATTACTCTGCTGCCTGCATTCTGCCGGTAATTGGGCTTAGTTTGAGCCCGgacatctttaaaaaaaaatatattcccCTGTTTTTTATTGTTCTCCAAAAAGCCATCCAATTAATATGCTAATGAAATGATACATATTTATGGATTTTAAATTATGCAGAAAGCTTTCAGAGCCCGGTGTGAAATGAATTGCTTACAGGACTTCAAAGCCTTGAATCGCTAACGAGGTAGGGCCTGATTTGCATACAGCTTTAATCAGTTGAATACTGATTATACTCCATTATAGAatggggtgggtggagggagagagagaggagccagctgcactagttgtttctgttttcttccagatagagagggagagagaactttTTCAGTAGTTGCGACAATCCTGCCACGCatcggagagagggagggaaactgTTGAGAAGAAAGGAAAGGTAGAGAAAGATCGATTGAGAGTGAGGGAGAGCTGTTAgtctaaaacccattggcttaagtGGAGTGCTGAGGCTGTGTCTCAGTGTTGTTCAGTGGAGCGTTCAGTGGACTgtgccagtctgtctgtgtcttgtgtgtgtagctgtagtTTGACTGGACTCTGCACTGACCAGTGGATAGTgaagagagggagtagggagaggaggggcagtGTGCAGTCCGGCGGAACCAAGCCTATCTGCCGCCGCCAGCTTTTGCAAGCATGCTGGAAAATACAGGTTCTACAGAAGTGGGTGAGTCATGTGGTCcggtgttgtgtgtttgtgatgttgatgatgatggggTACCAAATACACCAGATATTGTTGTTGTGGGGGGAGGCCAGGGAGAGCTGCTCATTTTGGAAGTGGGCTACTCATTTGCCGAGAAGGTGCTTAAGTACCAGCTCCTGGTGGCAGGCTTGGACATCCTCGGGTAGAGGTGCAAGCTGGTGGCGCGGATATTTGGCACAGCCTTGCAGTGCGTGTCCTCCAGATTGCGGGCCTGATAAAAACTAGGGCAAAGCAATTGgctaggtactgctctgtttcagctgtcgtggGCAGCCTAGCTGTTTGGAGAGGGAGGTGCTTTCTGTACCCTTACATGCCATGCATAAAGGGACCTTTTGAAATCTACCAATTTGATTGGTAGATTCAAATAAAGTATTTCAAAtgtgaatgtgagagagagagcgagatcgtCAAGGAACAAGTCAAAAGGGGATGAAACATTGTCCTGCTGGGCTTTTATGCATGTAAAGGCATGCTTCAAAGTGTATCCCCTAATTTCCATTGTTGAAGATGTTGATTTCCACTGTATTAAATGGGGCTTTTTCTAATTGTAAAATTTTCACCTGGCGCAATTTTTTTTAACCTGGTTTTGTATGGAAACAATACTCTGCATGTAGGCTAGAGGTAGTTGTGGGTGTGTAGCCCATCAGAAAACATTATTATCAGACTCTGTTGGAAGGAGTGGGAGTTGTCTAGTGTTATTGTATTAACTGCAGCATACGACATCAGATATTTAAAAGATGTGGGCTTTAGGCGCTGGTTTGGGATGGGATGGTGGGGCGTTACTTTTAGATGACAGTTGAGTgaaagtctctctctgtctgtctgttttgtctgtctgcctctttcaGATTCTAGAATGAGTAATCCATCAGAAACTAGTAAATGTGCAATGGAGAGTCAGAGTGGGGACGGAAACACAGGTGAGTTACCTGCTGTGACCTGCTGCTGCATTGCTCTGGCTGCCCGCACCTGGAGTGTCGTTCAGGAGGCACAAACGGTTTCAAATAGTCACAAACGGACAGAGAAAATGTCCTTGGTTATTAGACTCTTAAGTTCAGGTAATGGTCTTCTGTTTAAAAACCTGTGGTCCTGTTTAGTGCCCTCTGAACACCCCCCGGGTCTGCACTCTGCTCACTTCAATGTCCTACAGAGTGTGTGTTTTTATTGTGTTGATTGAGAAACCtaatagagagagaggttcagtGAAAGTTAATTGGGTTGTTGTGCTGTTgctgtaattagaggctactgtgtGAGTATTATGTTCACACGTGTCGatttgtgtgtgcgtatgtgaaagtgtgtgtgtgtgtgtgtgtgtgtatgtgaaagtAATTAATTGCTTTTCTGTTCTCAGGAGTCCAAACGAATGGACTGGACTTTCAGAGGCAGACGGTGCAGGCCACAAATGCAATCACCAATGCACATGCACAGGCTCTGATCCAACAGGTAACTCACTCACTCAGACCAAAATGCACACAGGTTTGCTGCTTTTAccagagagtgtgtgtctgtgtgatctgAGTATATGTGGGTGTATTTTTTGCACGTGCCCAGGCTGGCAGAAGTGTAGTTGAAatgaggagaggggacagagacatgCCAACAGAACAGAGCCACACACACTAGAGCCGGACGATATGGACAGAAAATCCATATCGTGATAAATCTAACCATTTTACTCGTAAATCTAACCATTTTACTCGTAAACAGTAAATATGAAACGTTTATTTTTATTACTTTACATTAGCGGCAGGGCACTATCATTTTTTATTTTCAGTGCGAAGTAAGAAAACTGAGATGGTAGCCATGATTCAAAAAGTCAGCTATTTGATCTAACATATCCAGGGAATGCATGGTTGATATGTTGATGTGCGACCTGTCAAATAGGATCCAGAAGGATCAGATTTATTTTTGGTTCTTCAGAGAATCTGCCGACATCTTTGTGCATATTGGACTTTAAGCTGTATTATTCACAACCTGAGGAAGTGGGAACTCAAAACACTTGGCTGGATTGCTTACTCTAAATATGATGTTGTTGCTATATAGCCATGTAGGCTAATTGATTAAGCTATCAGTGAATGTAGGCTAATGTCCTACAAAAACCTTTCAGGACTAGGTCTAGGCTAATTTATATAAATGGCACACTCTGCTTTGCGCACCATACTAACTACAGTCTACTCTGGTTGTAAAGTTGTGCCATGAATTCAAGAGGTGAGAAATACATGATATACTCCCAGAAAGCTGTGACTCTCCTCTGTAACTACAACAACAGTAGTTGCTTTGAAAACTGTATGTTTCCCACAATTACATTTGGAGCAACTGTCATATGCTTGTGCTTCACAGtaggatgagggagtgagagtgGCTCGCTCACACAAAATACGACAGCGAAATGGGGCAGATACTTTCATAGCAGGAATCAACATAATGCATAGGCTATTACTGTTGACCAAATATTGGCTTTACAACAATCTACAGGAATGTCGTGTAGCAAAATCACAGAAAATTACCTTCGTAGGTAAAATGTTTCGTTAAGAGGAAGGCAATATCCGTCATTTTCGGTTTACCatcccagctctaacacacacacacacacacacacacacacacacacacacacacacacacacacacacacacacacacacacacacacacacacacacacacacacacacacactacatgtaaATGAGCCTTGCTCTCTCGGTATCGCCTGGCAACAAGGCAGATTAATCAACCCTGTATGCTAATTAGCTGCTCTGCGGTTGCTCGGAAACAGATGGCGAAGAATATGCAAATCTCTGCAGAATTTACATGCACCGCATAACAGTTTTTAAAATTAATTTCTCCActcacccctccctctttcctctctgttctctgtggGCTGCAGTACATTCCTCTCCTGTTTTCCTTATGTCGATCATTTTCTACTTAGAGAATACCTTCAGTGTGCTACCTATTATTGAAACTCTGTTTTTGTGTttatgtggcagtgtgtgtgggaTTGTGTTTTGTCTTGCTGTGTATATGttttttctcttcttctccaCTCCAATGTTGAACATTAAACATTTTGGTCTTTGCTCATTATCTCTAGTCAAGACTCTGACAGATATAGTTGCAAGAATTAGGGCATCTGAGTAGAATAAGTATCAGTCAACATCATTATTCAAAAACAGATCGACAAAATGTACAGACGACTCGTGATAAATGCAACGGCTTGAGACTGGACTTAACAGGAACATGTCGTTATCAGGAGCAATGTAAAATAATGCAGTTGAACTGAGACTGGAAAACTGTATTGCACTCATCGAGTTTACAGTTATCAGGAGTCGCCTGTGTCTATATGACATGTATCTGGGAAGGTTATTCTATATAAGGTTATCCTATGTACTCTGCTCCTAGTCCAAGTCTGAAGACTCGGGTGCAATTCCGACCTCCGTCCAGCAGGGGGTGCTGCCTCAGGCCCAGCTCATGCTGGCTGGGGGACAGATAGCTGGAGTAAGTGTCatgctgtctgcctgcctgcttgtcggttcatctgtctgtctgtaatgtgctGGTTCTCTATGGCTTCCTCATCTGCACTGATCTAAAAGAACAGCAAATACTCAGGAGGTATCGTTGGTATATTGGTTTCACTGTTCTCAGATCAGTGCATATGAACGGAAGGAGACTATTGAGATACACCCAGAGAAAGGGTGGGGTTATGTCCAAATACTATTTTCCTTGTTTCCTCTCCTTAGTGACCGGTGATTCGATATAAAGATTGAATGGGAATTGATCTACCTACCTTATTCATTCTACCAATTCCTGCTATGATCAGTGTTGGTGGGAGGAACTGAGAGAAGAGTATTGGGACGTAGCCTGTGTGGGCTTGTGCACATGTGCAATCATGTCAACCCCACGACAAACATCACCCTGGTACCATCTTTTGGTTTGTGTGTGAGCGACCGGGAGCCCAGGCGTCATACTCATCCATGATCATTCTGTCGCATGGCCAGAAAGCCCTCACATGATAGAGTCATGTGACCTAAAGATCAGACAGCCAGTGGCTGCGATGAGAAACCTCTCCAAACACCAACATCATCTCCCGTCCAAATGCAtgagtcctctactctctccgtCTGTTGGGCCCTAAGGCACTCAGTCACTGCATCACATGTACTGCTAGTTTTGTAGTCCTTTGAAACTTGAAAGACCTTTGACATTTTGAAATGAATGGTGAGGGGCATTTGTCTTGACATACTATTGTTTCTCTTCCAACCGCTCACGCCATTTACATTATTATCTCTATCTCTGCGCCcccctctacctttctctctgccctctctccacaATATCTGTCTCCACAATATCTGTCATCTCTGCCTttctatctccctctttctctctgcccccctctcgctgtctccctgtctctttcgCTTTGACCCCCCCcgtctcgctttctctctccagTTGACCCTGTCTCCAGCGCAGCAGCAGATGCTTTTGCAGCAGGCCCAGGCCCAGCTCTTGGCAGCAGCCATGCAGCAGCAATCAGCCAGCCAGCAGAGCAGCACCACGGGGGCCAGCATCTCTGCCTCTGCAGCCACCCCCATCACACAGCTGCCTCTGTCCCAGCCCGTCCAGATCACCTCTGtaagagaaaaacacacacaccaaatacaTGAGAAtgtgtatagacacacacacacacacacacacacacacacacacacacacacacacacacacacacacacacacacacacacacacacacacacacacacacacacacaaccccatcacTAGGGCTAGATGGAATCTGCAGGGGGCAGAGTATCCTGCTACCTGCTCTAGAAAGGGGTGTAAAATAAAATCCTGAAGTCAAACCCAATACTGCCTCAAAACATATAACAGCCACAGTGTCATCAATTGAATATGCAGGAAACACAGAGCTGTAATGTTCACATCATTCCCCCTcagattccctctgtctctactcaTCTCCCAGGCCAGCTAAGCCAGCTGGGATACCCGTATGAGATGGCGACCTTCAGCAGTTACCTACCTGTAGTACACCTTTATATCACTGTTATATGAATGACTGGACCTGTAAAATCTACCTAGTAGTACTCATGTATAACACTGCTATATGAATGATTATAAGTATGCTGTTACCTGTAGTACGTTGTAACCTTTTCTCCCTGTGGAAGCTTAATGAAAACTTTCCTCTGTTGATCTCTGTTGTATGAATGAGTGCACCTGTAGAATGAAGCTAGAATAAAGGCCAGCAGGCAGCAGCTACAGTATCACCTCTAGTTGACCTGTACCCCCTTTACCTGTAGGACTAGACTAAATACTGGCTTCCCTGTAGTTACGAGGGTTCCTCACTTCctgtatttgtgtgtgcgtgtgcgtgtgcgtgtgtgtgtgtgtgtgtgtgtgtgtgtgtgtgagatgaccAACATCAGCATGAGTGGTGTGTGactatacgtgtctgtgtgtgcctgtagTAATGTGTGCTCCTTTCTCCCGGTGGGTGTGTGCGTGAGGACTTCCAGCAGTTACAGCAGCTGCAGCAGCAGAACCTAACCATGCCCCAGTTTGTCCTGGTTCAACCTGGCCACCACATCGCCACCCAGCTGCAGCCTGGTCAGTTCATCATCTCACAGACGCCGCAGAGCCAGCAGAGTATGTACACAACGCAGAGtatgtactacacacacacacacacacacacacacacacacacacacacacacacacacacacacacacacacacacaggcacgcacacacacgtgcacaaacatacacactcGCCCGTCCTCGCTCACCCTCCTTTCGTACCTCTTAAATGGTCTCCATAATTCTCTCAACAGGTTTCCTGCAAGCCCATAATCTTCTAACTCAACTACCTCAAAGCCAAGCCAACCTCCTGCAGACTCAGCCAAGTATCAACCTTGCCTCACAGGTCAGacactacaactacaactatCACTACCATGTTTAGTTTGTCATTTCCTTTCAGCCCTAACCCCATACTTCCGTCCTGTAGCCAGCAACTCCGTCCCACACGATAGCAGCCACGCCCATCCAGCCCCTGTCCCACAGTCAGACCCCGCCCAAACGCCTGGACACACCCAGTCTGGAGGAGCCCAGCGACCTGGAGGAGCTGGAACAGTTCGCTAAGACCTTCAAACAGAGACGCATCAAACTGGGCTTCACACAGGTGGGTGTATGGTTGGTGTTGTGAGGCAGCTGTATGAAGGTGTGTGTACacattctgtgtgtgtggtttgggaTATTAGCGAACTgcaggaaggtgtgtgtgtgtgtgtatgcttgcatGAGTGTGCATACGTGTGTTTGTGTTAACAGCAGAGCTCtacctaaccctctctgtctcccccaggGGGATGTTGGCCTGGCCATGGGCAAGCTGTATGGTAACGACTTCAGCCAGACCACCATTTCCCGCTTCGAGGCCTTGAACCTCAGCTTTAAGAACATGTGCAAGCTGAAGCCACTTCTGGAGAAGTGGCTCAACGATGCAGGTATGTCTCTGAGCTGACcgacagctgtgtgtgtttgtactctATTGTGTACCGTATTATGCACTGCAGAGTACCTGGTCTTTACCTCCGTCCCTGTCCCTTGTCACGGTGCTGTTTGTGCAGAGAATCTGTCGTCTGACCTGGCCCTGTCCAGCCCTTGCGGCCTGGGGTCCCCCGGTCTGGGCATGGAGGGGCTCAACCGCCGACGCAAGAAGAGGACCAGCATCGAGACCAACATCCGCGTGGCCTTAGAAAAGAGCTTTCTGGAGGTAACTTACCTCATCAACCAATTTTAGCACTTAAACCATTAGGAAGGGAATCAATGAAATGGAAAAGACTTCATTCAGCGTGTCTGAAAATAACTACCCCATGCTGAAAATAACTGCCCCATGATGAAAATAACTACCCCATGCTGAAAATAACTGCCCCATGATGAAAATAACTACCCCATGCTGAAAATAACTGCCCCATGCTGAAAGTAACTGCCCCATACTGAAAGTAACTGCCCCATACTGAAAGTAACTGCCCCAGACTGAAAGTAACTGCCCCATATTGAAAGTAACTGCCCCATATTGAAAGGAACTGCCCCATACTGAAAGTAACTGCTCCATACTAAAAGGAACTGCTCCATACTGAAAGGAACTGCCCCATACTGAAAGGAACTGCCCCATACTGAAAGGAACTGCTCCATACTGAAAGTAACTGCCC from Oncorhynchus keta strain PuntledgeMale-10-30-2019 chromosome 7, Oket_V2, whole genome shotgun sequence includes the following:
- the LOC118386130 gene encoding POU domain, class 2, transcription factor 1-like isoform X13, which produces MADGGAASQDESSGPDSRMSNPSETSKCAMESQSGDGNTGVQTNGLDFQRQTVQATNAITNAHAQALIQQSKSEDSGAIPTSVQQGVLPQAQLMLAGGQIAGLTLSPAQQQMLLQQAQAQLLAAAMQQQSASQQSSTTGASISASAATPITQLPLSQPVQITSQLQQLQQQNLTMPQFVLVQPGHHIATQLQPGQFIISQTPQSQQSFLQAHNLLTQLPQSQANLLQTQPSINLASQPATPSHTIAATPIQPLSHSQTPPKRLDTPSLEEPSDLEELEQFAKTFKQRRIKLGFTQGDVGLAMGKLYGNDFSQTTISRFEALNLSFKNMCKLKPLLEKWLNDAVCAENLSSDLALSSPCGLGSPGLGMEGLNRRRKKRTSIETNIRVALEKSFLEQNQKPTSEEITIIADQLNMEKEVIRVWFCNRRQKEKRINPPSSGHSITGTGSTPIKTIFTPNSPLVASTASLVTSNTPTTLTLNPVMPLTSTSVSGLTLTGTTIGATTNTASVISTAPMVTAVTSSTSLSPSPTALQATAAETDGTQEHTVVMQAPSSLATNLGTGQVMVAGPGLSAALQGAAQLPTSSSYASMAGLNPGLMASSQFTPGGALLSLAPGGLGGAINPAMLSNSTLATIQGLWSALASGGTLPITSLDGSGNLLFANTSAGSTPNLVQPLFLNPQNLSLLTSNPVSLVSAGAAGGGALQVTANHQVTTATVPVPASTITTASKAQ
- the LOC118386130 gene encoding POU domain, class 2, transcription factor 1-like isoform X14, with the protein product MADGGAASQDESSGPGVQTNGLDFQRQTVQATNAITNAHAQALIQQLTLSPAQQQMLLQQAQAQLLAAAMQQQSASQQSSTTGASISASAATPITQLPLSQPVQITSIPSVSTHLPGQLSQLGYPYEMATFSSYLPQLQQLQQQNLTMPQFVLVQPGHHIATQLQPGQFIISQTPQSQQSMYTTQSFLQAHNLLTQLPQSQANLLQTQPSINLASQPATPSHTIAATPIQPLSHSQTPPKRLDTPSLEEPSDLEELEQFAKTFKQRRIKLGFTQGDVGLAMGKLYGNDFSQTTISRFEALNLSFKNMCKLKPLLEKWLNDAVCAENLSSDLALSSPCGLGSPGLGMEGLNRRRKKRTSIETNIRVALEKSFLEQNQKPTSEEITIIADQLNMEKEVIRVWFCNRRQKEKRINPPSSGHSITGTGSTPIKTIFTPNSPLVASTASLVTSNTPTTLTLNPVMPLTSTSVSGLTLTGTTIGATTNTASVISTAPMVTAVTSSTSLSPSPTALQATAAETDGTQEHTVVMQAPSSLATNLGTGQVMVAGPGLSAALQGAAQLPTSSSYASMAGLNPGLMASSQFTPGGALLSLAPGGLGGAINPAMLSNSTLATIQGLWSALASGGTLPITSLDGSGNLLFANTSAGSTPNLVQPLFLNPQNLSLLTSNPVSLVSAGAAGGGALQVTANHQVTTATVPVPASTITTASKAQ
- the LOC118386130 gene encoding POU domain, class 2, transcription factor 1-like isoform X9, whose translation is MADGGAASQDESSGPGVQTNGLDFQRQTVQATNAITNAHAQALIQQSKSEDSGAIPTSVQQGVLPQAQLMLAGGQIAGLTLSPAQQQMLLQQAQAQLLAAAMQQQSASQQSSTTGASISASAATPITQLPLSQPVQITSIPSVSTHLPGQLSQLGYPYEMATFSSYLPQLQQLQQQNLTMPQFVLVQPGHHIATQLQPGQFIISQTPQSQQSMYTTQSFLQAHNLLTQLPQSQANLLQTQPSINLASQPATPSHTIAATPIQPLSHSQTPPKRLDTPSLEEPSDLEELEQFAKTFKQRRIKLGFTQGDVGLAMGKLYGNDFSQTTISRFEALNLSFKNMCKLKPLLEKWLNDAVCAENLSSDLALSSPCGLGSPGLGMEGLNRRRKKRTSIETNIRVALEKSFLEQNQKPTSEEITIIADQLNMEKEVIRVWFCNRRQKEKRINPPSSGHSITGTGSTPIKTIFTPNSPLVASTASLVTSNTPTTLTLNPVMPLTSTSVSGLTLTGTTIGATTNTASVISTAPMVTAVTSSTSLSPSPTALQATAAETDGTQEHTVVMQAPSSLATNLGTGQVMVAGPGLSAALQGAAQLPTSSSYASMAGLNPGLMASSQFTPGGALLSLAPGGLGGAINPAMLSNSTLATIQGLWSALASGGTLPITSLDGSGNLLFANTSAGSTPNLVQPLFLNPQNLSLLTSNPVSLVSAGAAGGGALQVTANHQVTTATVPVPASTITTASKAQ